Sequence from the Vanessa tameamea isolate UH-Manoa-2023 chromosome 4, ilVanTame1 primary haplotype, whole genome shotgun sequence genome:
GAATTTAGTGACTGGGCTAAATATGTCAAATGTTgctattgtttaattttgtaaaccACATTTAAGTccaatttctttgttttttttttattaagtacctACAATGTAAAAGATATTTCCAATAGTTTGTGTagtgaaattattattgtgCATCACATTTAACACAATCGATTTAACTCAAGTTCACCTcgcaatttatttacaatggaACTATATTTCCCAACAAGAACATAAAGAATCATTGACAAATTTCTTCGATTAAAATGTAGTTTACAatgatttcgaatattttttcctaactaacaaaaactttttatcttgatttgctatattaattaaaagttttttacgAATTATTTCCCGTTAGGACTCTATAATCTAagcataaaactaaaataaacggACATTAAAACGATTGTATGACTACCAGTTTTTATACGATagaaatttttatacaaatcacATTGTGTACAGCAGTCTCTCCAACTGTCATGGCAATACTTTATAGTTCAAAGCCATAACAACTTACACCTTAACTTTAGTCAAAAACTGTCATAgacaaatacttaaatatttaaaaaaaaaaaatgaaaaatcacCCCCCTTTTCATATAGAgcatcataaataaaaacgtattaacttttttttagtgACTGGCTTGATTGAAAAAGTAAttgttacttaataaattaatatatatatttatagttgtttTAAAACGCACGTCCACGTGGCGCgacatattgtattataaaaattccAGTTCCACAAACATCACCGCTGTACCAACATAATCGTTCTTATACTAAatccctaaaataaatttaatcgacTTTGACTACACTGTATATTTTCCTCACAAACCAGAAGCAGGCCATGAAACCGATTGTTCCCGTCAATAAGAAGAACAAAAAGACCATTATGAAGGTGTAGCCGAAATAGAGGAAGGTCGAAGCGGCGTCATCGATGTTTAATTTGGTCACAAAGTAATGGCAACAGTATATAAATAGGTAGCCGGCAGTCGAACCAGAACTGAGGAAGGCGCGCCACCACCAGTGGTAGTCTTCAGCGCACAGGTGGAAATAGCAGAGCAGGATCGTGGTCTCGGAGCACGTGATCACCAAGATCACAAACACGAGGAACAGGAAACCGAACATGTAGTACAtctaaaatgttacataatgatgtagaaatattattgacaaaatTTCTGTTATAGATTATTTGTTACATTACGAAAATGTATGGAAACAGAGTTACGAAGACTTTAAAAACCCTGTTAGAAAAAATAACTATCCCTTAAATATTCAATGCGCCaacaacattgggaactaagacgttatattCTTTGTGCCTgtttttacactggctcactcacacttctaaccggagcacaacaatactaagagcTGCAgtttggccgtagaatatgTGAGGAGCAGGTGTTTCCTACCTGCATCTACCATAGAcggattaaaacaaaaacataagaaaaaatattcttataaaaaaaaattcatattaggaatgtaattctaaattaaatatgtacagtCTATTCTAACCATAAAACataagccaaataaacaaaatttgacattgaattgacgtgaAATATTGGTTCATTGATACCTATAATATCGattgaataattattcaatCTATGATACTCATTATTTTCGATTTGCTAAATGTGGCGCTTTGAACGATacttggaagtaaaattaaagtgcatATAAGTAGTTTGGTGGAATAGTGTGGTGTTATAACTGAGCTTCTAGTAAATTGCGTGGCGCacgtaaatctatggtttattatctttattccttcttcgaatGGAATAGATAAAGAGTTATAACTTTATCGATAAGCTTAGATAAGAAAAAAGTACAATGTTACCATCAACGCTTGTACttactctataaaaaaataaatcggaATAAATATTACGACGTACCTGACTGGACCAAAGCGAGTTGAGGATGAAGAACAGTTGTATGAAGATGCAGCCGAACGGCAGCACTCCGCCCATGACGATGCCGGGCACGGGCTGCGTGTACAGCGACTGCTCGGGGATCTGCCGCGGGATCTGGTTCGTGCGCACCGGGTGCTCCAGGATCTGTGAACAAGGGAACATAAGCATTACAAACTTTTGAGATGTATTATTTATCTAGATATGCAATAATTCACATTTTCCaatgttaagaaaatatataactttgagAAACTAATCACAACAATTTGAAATGGATAAACAAACTCAGGTTatgaatataacttaaatatatctttaataaacaaataataataataacattataaacatcACACAAtgcatacacatatatatatatatatatataaaacaattacaatatattattaaaaaatacatttcaaagaaCATACCCGCTTCCTAAATCCGAAGTAAGCGCCGATAAACGTAAGAGGCACCGACACGCCGAACCAGAGCGCCAACAGAGCCACCAGGGTAGAGAACGGTACCGCAGCCGACGAGCCCTTGCCCCACAGCACCAGATTCATTATGAAGAACAGCGAGAACACCACTCTAGAATACATACAAATGATAAAACGTGTCccgtttttatactttattcggGGGTGAGGAGCGCCGCAAGCGAGGGAGACGCAGCCGGCACTCACCCCGGACACACCATGGAGGTGAGCAGGATGTTGCTCTTCCAGCGCCGGCCGCCGAAGCTCTTGTAGACGCGCGCGCTGACGTAGCCGGCGGCGGCGCCCAGCAGCACCCACGCCACCAGCGCGCACGTCATCAGCGCGCCGCGGTTGGCCGGCGACAGGAAGCCCAGGCACGCGAACGCCAGCGTCACCAGCGTCATGCCGAACACCTGGAGAGCGTCGCACGCTTTACAGGTACGAAAACATTTCCTTCGACTCGAAGACTCAggcaaacataatattttattgagttttttttcttctataatCCGAATTACCTGAGATCCAGATCCGAGGAACACAGCCAGGAGCATACCGCGGCGGGGCGGCCGGAACACGTCTCCGTGCACAAGTTTCCAACCAAACTCCTCCTGAAGTATCAAAAGGTCATGATGTAATCATTATACTTAATTGTCAAAAAaccatttcaaatatttgacgATTAAAATATACCTGGGCGTCTTCTCCGCATTCCATTTGATTGTATCTAGCGATATCTTTGTGTAGGGTCCGCAACAAAATCATCGCCACCATGCCGCTGAGGAAAAGTACTATCACGAGTGAGTTCAAAATTGAAAACCACTGGATATTCGTCTGGGGCATGGATTCCAGAATGTAGTCCCATCTCGATGACCATTTGATCGTATTATTCTTGATGTAGGTTACACGATAGGAGTAAGTTACGCTGAACGTTTCGCTACTGGTTAGTGTGTTGGGTATTTCTAGAGGGCTGTTGCGGACGTTGCAGTCAGGGTTATCTGCGTTACGATGCTTAATGCTAGCTGGTTTCAcctgaagatttaaaaaaatataattttaaaattaattgcattctcatagctaaatataaaaatgtctcaTCGGAGAAAATATTCTAAAGTGAGCCTTATGCGATCAACTTCGATAAGTTTTTCTGTTAAGTGTAAGCGTACAGAAATGTTTACCGTtaatcaatttacaaaatttcatagATTCATTATATAAACTTCGCGACTGTTCTCGAGATCATCAAAAAGGACAAAGGAATCGTATGCACGAGCGTGCGCGCTTTTTCGTGCAACGGCGGGCGGAGCGATTTAACAGAGAAAAGTGACGCATATCGAACATACTTTACGCACCTAAAGTGCTGCTCGTGAGAAACCTGTGCAAGCATTTTATGACCTGTGCTTCGTCAGATATGCGCTTGTCTTTAATTGTCATTACTGATAAGATCCTCGATAGGCCACCGCAGattaaaaacacatataaaaaGTTTCGAGTGGTAACCAcaacttattattgttattagaaCAAAAGTGTATATAAAACAAGATATACATAAACATCCTCGTTTATGTATATCTTCTTTCATCAGACAGCTTACCTTCGCTGATATGATTCGTCCACCGTTATCTCCGAAACCAACACCCCACTCTTCTTCACCTCCACTGTGGTAGGTGATCTCAAGATCCACATGATTAAACAAGTAGTAAGTGCCGAAGGGACTCGATGCTGTATTCACTATGGGTGTGCATGTGtcctaaaattattaatgtcataAAATAGTGATAATTAAGATTAGCATCTATACcgtattgtaaaagaaaaaaaaacattgggtTTATACATTTAGTGCACACGACTGTGCAATAACGACTTTAAATACTATCGTCCTGACTTCGTaaaggattttatttttgtattttaaatatttagctatCAACTATTAATAGTCCATCTATTCGTCCGGTACACGTctcgtgtatttttttattataattgttaaatatatcgcatatttaacaattatgcaACACTACTGTTTCGAATTGCAAAgtttaaaaagcaatatttatataaaccaaataaatagtatataatgttatgttaatcgGATCAgtattttttacgagaaatcACTAAATCGACGAACACCTGCACATACCTTTAATAGTATAgtgtatatatactttatccaTTCGGTTATTCACTTtacgttttgatatttttcttgaTTGAAAGTTACTGTTGAAGATTACGTAAAATTTAacgttaacataaaaaaatttaataggtAACTGCCTAATCTTATGTATAACAGCTTGGATACATAATAATATGGTAGATTTACGGTTACATtggtttattttgttgttttcgtGCATGGGACTTTCTTCGGAtaacctaattttattataatcggtTCGTATTCTCTGATATTGTGGAAAAATATCTCATTCCCaatctaataatattacttgTCGAGTAGTAGTAGTTTGTAGTTGATaccaagaatttatttttatttatttagtttttattgtaaacaaataacaaaaatataagaataggTAGATTAAATTATGCAAAGGTGATCACTTTCAGGCATCCTGTAAAAAGGATTAAGGCGGGactaaaaatctttaatatcttGTTCATCTTGTTAGCTCTAAATGTTCGATTCGTATTATTTCTGACTACATATCCTTTGAATTGTGCCTATTAATTCGATTGCATTGTATCGGCATTAGTATGCTGAAGAATATTTGAGATATATGTGGCTGTAATCTGCTGCTATTTCATCCACCACATATCtagattattgttttttttttgtcttaaatgTTTACTAACACTTTAACATTCAGTAGGAacgatatttatatgtatacgaTACACTACTACATAATTGATActgtagtatatatttaacaagtcgataatttatttttatactattatttgctaaaaaaacgtgcaaaatataatttaattttttaaatcaatttttttttgcatttaataataataaaacaaagcatAGAACTTCTTATTCaaacaagtatatttttttattaaaacaaaacaataaaaatagataatcgatactatatatttgatattgataatagttaaatagaaaataaaaatatactgcaTTCACTAGTTCCATCTATCAAAATGTGAATAACCAAATGGGTAAGGTATAGTTTAAGTATGATTATTTATGATTTCTTACGTTTCTTAATATAAGTCgattaatgtatttatgataaaatttaccaaaatagttataaatgaaatgttatttcatacaaaacaggtaaaaaaattatcacaaacataattgataaattatgtaTTGTAGCAATGATAAcatctttttattaatagtatcaaCTAATatcacactaatattataatttgctctgagtttaaagtaatatatattgatatatgtatttgatatttagGAAACACCAATCATAGTCACAAcacaaaatgaatttaaattaaattttattctcataaatattgtttcgttcttaaatattttgactttttaaaatataaaaggccATAAATACCTCACTACTGAGAAAAAGTCTTTTCTCCATTAAGGAATGAGTTTTTAACTTATATCAAAAATCTACTCTAGAGTAGATTAATGGATAAACATGGCAGAATTTCAGTTGATATATGAACATTTACTCATTAAGTTTTCCTGCATTGTTGACCaagatatgaattaaaataaatttagaccaTGAAAAGTTAGTGTTGCTTGATCAGACTTAACCTGACATAAAATATGACCATTAAATCTTCAGTTTGAGATTAtacagtataatttaatattttacatagtgTATGGCGTATGATAgttcatatatatgtttaaataaattcacattatgtcaactattatattataaatacagattttaTAGAAACCATCACCTCTAtgggagtggaggccttagcccagcagaagaatatatacaggctgttactttacttattttttaatttataataataatttaagacagaataataatattagactcACCAAATCTTTTCTGACTTGGCAACCCATGGGGAATCCAGTACTGCAATATGTTTTACCTCCATCACTGACAAGGTAACACCAAGTGACGGGCATGTTGTCAAGAATCCAATGGTGTTGGTAGTAAAGCGCCATACCCATTTTAAGAAGGTTCAACTTCTTAATTGATTCAGGGTCACTGCCTTTGTACACTTTAGTGCATACCGCTTTACAGGTCTCATCATGGAGAAAGTTCAACTTGTATGGACTCGGTCTTATTCTTTCACCAAAAACAACTTGACCAAGATTCTCAACTGGTGATTGAGTCTCATCAGAGAGACAGAAATCGAAGTGGTGATATTCAAATGGTATTACTGATTCTTCTGTATTTAATCTGTTTACATACAGGGGAATCTCATTctgcaaataaattatgaattattaatattttccatttgTTTATGATTTCATTATATACGCACGACTTACGacatattatagaataaaatgacatgatacaaattattatgCTAAATATGACAATTGAAAATGAGTATTATGtgctacaatatttattattggaatAATGTAATCAAGATAAGAAATTaatgaagttttaattaattacaataaacgtGGTCCACAGTGCAgtcaaataaagataattacgtTGCTAACGTTGATAGTGCTCAGAGGTACGATCTATACTTACTTTACAAGACTTTCCATTGTCTTCGCCAACTTTGCAATAATTTACAGGTGCTAATCCCGGTAAATAAAAAGCTCTTATAGGTGTCAACAGCAGTAAAGCGCAAATCACATACGAGATTAGAGACATTGTGTGTTGTAACTCAGTgtctataagtataattttctaCGCGAAAACtatcataaattattcacaTATAAAAATGGAAAACACATAATCATGTATCACCAATCACACAAACAAATACCGGAAAATACAGCCGGTTTTTCTTAAGAAATTTGCATTAAGCCTATCCCGTCGCTGTCGCACTTATATCGAAAACGTCACCACTCAGTCACTACAAGTtgacagattaaaataaatatattcgacaAAACCAACAGATAAGTAATgacataaaacatacaaattattaggtataattttcatatttagaatATCAATATAAGGTAAACTATCCAAATATTGGCACTTCGatgccatatttttttttgtgacacCTAGTTCCTTTGttgattattattcttaaaacacTTCATAGAGTATCTAGTATTGATGCCTTAACCAATATTATCGACTATGTACCCAGAaatgcataaatattaatttttaaatagtattaaaacaaattatcggtattggaaatataaaaataaatgacagttCGTAAGTGCCCCACATTAGTGCGACGATATCTTCTCTTACTAAGACTAAAGAAGGTTTGGAAATGacctaccacgctgctccactgTACGTTGCAGAATTTCGTCGGTCAACTAAGGTATTCCTCACATTCTTTCCTtcacgagataaattaatttagaatagcGCGCCCTAAACCCTTCAAGGCACGTCGATTGTGGAATATGGTTTCAAGAGTCTTGCTCatagttactaatattatatatatgaaactaACTCTTAATAATGTTTATCTGTTATGTAATCACGCCTAAACTACTAaactgcttaaaataaaatttgatgcaGAAATAGTCTGGGTCCTGGGAAACGACATAGGACTTTTTTAATGCGAAAAAAGGGCTGTAAGGAAATTGGGAATGagagtttgtatggaaattacGTCATTTTTAAAGCTAGAAgtttgaaacattatttaagcttttcataaaatataaataaatatgacgttCAAAGTTTGTAAAAATTTTATCCTAAAGGGTGTAAAAATAGGAGATAAAAGTTTTATGTGATGACGCtggcataaaaataataaaaagcccaaaaataaaaatacagataattacGGAGACGAAGAATGCACGATATCCCACAAAACAGCAATTGAAGCACAAGATCAcacaatgaaatatatcaagGTAACAAGTTTATCATGGGAAGGATGGTGGTACTTTTAGCTGGTGTACACCGGCAGATTAAATAAATGCATGCATCTGTATTATGGGTACATGTAAAAAAGTTTTGGTCTCACTACAGTAATGACATAATTATACTGAGACGTAAGTTCTTTCAATTGGTTAACTCGTGAATGTGCCGATTCTGTGTCATCCAAGCAGGCGGCATCAATCGCGCGTGGATCAATAGCTTTGTTTGGAGGGCTTTGAACATTGATTCTCTGAAAGCATCCTACAACAAAGAATCCAAGTCCTGTAAGAAGGCATACATAAGAGCGGATGCATAACGCATTGTTCAGATTGGCCATGATATTGTCTCGCATCCTACGAGCTCCTGTAGCTTTTGGCGTCTAACCACGTCTGTGCAAAACAATTTCTGCCAACCTTCGCCGGCACCGCTCAGGAATCCGGATGGATCACTAACTCACCGTCCGCAAGAGAAAAGCGATCTTCTGGCAACTGTCTGCCTACAAATCCGTGATCGATGATTGCAGTACGCTGCCACCAACAATACCTCCATGTGGCTACACAAAGCCTAATATTAAAATCAGGCAGCATAATGTGCATGCAGAGCTGCAATCACTCGACTTACAAAAAGCTAGCGGTCCTAATGGAATACCAGCTATAGTGCTGTGAGAAAGTAAGAAATGTGCTGTGGATCTGT
This genomic interval carries:
- the LOC113394082 gene encoding transmembrane 9 superfamily member 2 gives rise to the protein MSLISYVICALLLLTPIRAFYLPGLAPVNYCKVGEDNGKSCKNEIPLYVNRLNTEESVIPFEYHHFDFCLSDETQSPVENLGQVVFGERIRPSPYKLNFLHDETCKAVCTKVYKGSDPESIKKLNLLKMGMALYYQHHWILDNMPVTWCYLVSDGGKTYCSTGFPMGCQVRKDLDTCTPIVNTASSPFGTYYLFNHVDLEITYHSGGEEEWGVGFGDNGGRIISAKVKPASIKHRNADNPDCNVRNSPLEIPNTLTSSETFSVTYSYRVTYIKNNTIKWSSRWDYILESMPQTNIQWFSILNSLVIVLFLSGMVAMILLRTLHKDIARYNQMECGEDAQEEFGWKLVHGDVFRPPRRGMLLAVFLGSGSQVFGMTLVTLAFACLGFLSPANRGALMTCALVAWVLLGAAAGYVSARVYKSFGGRRWKSNILLTSMVCPGVVFSLFFIMNLVLWGKGSSAAVPFSTLVALLALWFGVSVPLTFIGAYFGFRKRILEHPVRTNQIPRQIPEQSLYTQPVPGIVMGGVLPFGCIFIQLFFILNSLWSSQMYYMFGFLFLVFVILVITCSETTILLCYFHLCAEDYHWWWRAFLSSGSTAGYLFIYCCHYFVTKLNIDDAASTFLYFGYTFIMVFLFFLLTGTIGFMACFWFVRKIYSVVKVD